The following coding sequences are from one Paenibacillus sp. FSL R5-0912 window:
- a CDS encoding helix-turn-helix transcriptional regulator yields the protein MHSANHTLKGEYFFQNNLQLYVNRATENYDLPLHTHDFIELTFVAEGKGFHYIGQQAQQTGKGQLYYIPVGVSHVFRPSSPSPLREPLVVYNCLFKPELLDSLASVVPDPPIASYLEQIRNHQLPAFSVTDQNGSIESLFLALHREVHLPQTGSGSYLLTLFIQLLISIYRLVHDEVQFPLNKQTQFLQILNYVNQEYVQEITLKRLSRSFDWSERHLQRLFKAHTGQTFHHYLQNVRIQQSCLLLVQQPKAHVQLIAEQVGYRDPKTFNLVFKRIIGTTPGSYRQASGKKHLEGPEPGGTTLTQND from the coding sequence ATGCATTCGGCCAATCATACGCTAAAAGGAGAGTATTTCTTCCAGAACAATCTCCAGTTATATGTGAACCGCGCTACCGAGAACTATGATCTTCCGCTTCACACCCATGATTTCATAGAGCTGACGTTCGTTGCCGAAGGCAAGGGCTTTCATTATATCGGGCAGCAGGCTCAGCAGACCGGCAAGGGTCAGCTGTATTACATTCCCGTCGGAGTCTCCCATGTCTTCCGTCCGTCTTCACCCAGCCCGCTCCGGGAACCGCTCGTAGTCTACAATTGTCTGTTCAAGCCGGAGCTGCTGGACAGCCTTGCCTCCGTTGTTCCGGACCCGCCGATTGCCTCCTATCTGGAGCAGATCCGCAATCATCAGCTGCCCGCATTCTCCGTGACGGACCAGAACGGCTCCATCGAGAGCCTGTTTCTGGCGCTTCACCGGGAGGTTCATCTTCCGCAGACCGGCTCGGGCAGCTATTTGCTGACCTTGTTCATTCAACTGCTGATAAGTATCTACCGGCTCGTGCATGACGAGGTCCAGTTTCCGCTGAACAAGCAGACGCAATTCCTGCAGATTCTGAATTATGTCAACCAGGAGTATGTGCAGGAAATCACCCTGAAGCGTCTGTCACGCAGCTTTGACTGGAGTGAACGACATCTTCAGCGGTTGTTCAAGGCGCATACCGGGCAGACCTTCCACCATTACCTGCAGAATGTCCGGATTCAGCAAAGCTGTCTGCTGCTGGTCCAGCAGCCCAAGGCGCATGTTCAGCTCATTGCGGAGCAGGTCGGCTACCGTGACCCGAAGACCTTCAATCTGGTGTTCAAGCGGATTATCGGCACCACTCCGGGGAGCTACCGGCAGGCGTCCGGCAAGAAACATTTGGAGGGCCCGGAGCCGGGAGGAACAACTTTAACGCAGAATGATTGA
- a CDS encoding ABC-F family ATP-binding cassette domain-containing protein, which produces MIKVEHLSFSFPQKELYKDISFTLEAAQHCAFIGTSGSGKSTLTDILMDPERYLFEGRLEIDPTCSIGYVSQFSQPEKTKDTTVFEYIGEEFIKVQTEINSILAEMETSSDMDSLLERYQLALDAFDAMDGNDYESNINKKLNLANLMKLKDVRVSDLSGGEFKLIQVMKEMLSRPEFMIMDEPDVFLDFDNLNSLKNLINAHKGILLVVTHNRYLLNHCFNKILHLENKEIQEFDGRYMDYNFSLLQTKIELQELAIAEEEEIARNENIVNNLRAIATYNSEASRGRALKARVKFQERLEARRIKAPFVEIKQPDIRFSIDHELEDTTVITVNNYSVSFDELLLENVNFEIKSTDKVALIGANGTGKTTLLREIYRNNHDAIEVNPDAKVTYLSQLQGEMLKDSNTILEEFIDAGFATYDEIRSHLSSYGFEGEILEQRIESLSGGEKNMLQLAKDSASKANVLLLDEPTSHLDTYTQIALENAIQNYKGAILMISHDFYSVVNGMDYVLIIDGKTIRKMTIKKFKKMIYARHFDKDYLELEQNKKAVETKIELALKAANFELAQGLMDELEELIKQL; this is translated from the coding sequence ATGATAAAAGTAGAACACTTATCCTTCTCATTCCCGCAAAAAGAACTATATAAAGATATTTCCTTTACGCTTGAAGCCGCACAGCATTGTGCTTTCATTGGAACAAGCGGCAGCGGCAAAAGTACACTGACCGATATTCTGATGGACCCGGAAAGATATCTGTTTGAGGGCAGGTTAGAGATAGATCCTACTTGCAGCATCGGGTATGTAAGCCAGTTCTCCCAACCGGAAAAAACTAAAGATACAACCGTTTTTGAATATATCGGCGAAGAATTTATTAAGGTACAGACTGAAATAAATTCTATTTTGGCTGAAATGGAAACCTCCTCGGATATGGATTCGCTGCTGGAAAGATATCAGTTGGCGCTAGACGCCTTCGATGCTATGGACGGGAATGATTACGAAAGCAATATTAATAAGAAGCTAAATCTGGCAAACCTCATGAAGCTAAAGGATGTCAGGGTATCTGACCTGAGCGGCGGGGAATTCAAGCTCATTCAAGTAATGAAGGAAATGCTCAGCCGTCCGGAATTCATGATAATGGACGAGCCCGATGTATTTTTAGATTTTGACAACCTAAATTCGCTTAAGAATCTTATTAATGCCCACAAAGGCATACTGCTGGTGGTTACGCACAACCGCTATCTGCTCAATCATTGCTTCAACAAAATCCTGCACCTTGAAAACAAGGAGATCCAGGAGTTTGACGGGCGGTATATGGATTACAACTTCTCCTTGCTGCAAACCAAAATTGAGCTGCAGGAGCTCGCCATCGCTGAAGAGGAAGAAATTGCGAGAAACGAGAACATCGTCAATAACCTTAGAGCAATCGCAACTTATAATTCTGAGGCCTCCAGAGGGAGAGCGCTAAAAGCCAGAGTTAAATTTCAGGAAAGACTGGAAGCACGCAGAATTAAAGCTCCATTCGTAGAGATTAAGCAGCCGGATATCCGTTTCAGTATCGATCATGAACTGGAAGACACGACTGTTATAACTGTTAATAACTATAGCGTTTCCTTTGATGAGCTGCTGTTAGAAAATGTTAACTTTGAGATCAAATCTACGGATAAAGTAGCCCTTATCGGTGCAAACGGCACCGGGAAAACGACATTACTCCGGGAGATTTATAGGAATAATCATGATGCAATTGAAGTAAATCCGGATGCTAAAGTGACTTATTTATCTCAGCTTCAAGGTGAAATGCTGAAGGATTCTAATACCATCCTGGAGGAATTCATCGATGCCGGGTTCGCAACGTATGATGAGATTAGATCGCATCTTTCAAGCTACGGCTTTGAAGGGGAAATCCTTGAGCAAAGAATAGAATCCTTATCCGGCGGCGAAAAAAATATGCTTCAGTTAGCTAAAGATTCGGCCAGTAAAGCGAACGTACTGCTGCTTGATGAACCGACAAGCCATTTGGACACCTATACACAAATCGCACTGGAGAACGCTATCCAGAACTATAAAGGTGCGATTCTCATGATTTCGCATGATTTCTATTCGGTGGTAAACGGGATGGATTATGTTCTGATCATTGACGGCAAGACGATTAGAAAGATGACGATCAAGAAATTCAAAAAGATGATTTATGCCCGGCATTTCGATAAAGACTATCTGGAACTGGAACAAAATAAAAAAGCTGTTGAAACGAAAATCGAGTTGGCTTTGAAAGCTGCTAATTTCGAACTTGCACAAGGTTTGATGGATGAGCTGGAGGAGCTGATTAAACAGCTGTAA
- a CDS encoding SMI1/KNR4 family protein, whose protein sequence is MSKLITASLEALKKVIYNNKNFSIQRNLGFQLTCRFSFSKPVLLKEIKDFEAETELKLPEDYKFFLSLHNGMELYKDVEESAPHWHIFGVDEILDALEKFPTPEHVYVIAKFSETLICVNSDYVKQGRKDYLFDQSIYTSARDNGEPLNLSFELWLDRLLVSQGDQFWLWNGITPENLNKYFP, encoded by the coding sequence ATGTCAAAATTAATAACCGCATCCTTAGAGGCTTTAAAGAAGGTAATTTACAATAACAAAAATTTTTCTATACAAAGAAATTTAGGATTTCAGCTTACATGTAGATTTTCATTTTCTAAGCCCGTCTTATTGAAAGAAATCAAGGATTTTGAAGCGGAGACGGAGTTAAAGCTGCCTGAGGATTATAAGTTCTTTTTGTCTCTTCATAACGGAATGGAATTATATAAGGATGTTGAAGAATCGGCACCTCATTGGCATATTTTTGGAGTGGATGAAATTCTAGATGCATTGGAAAAGTTTCCAACCCCTGAGCACGTATACGTTATAGCAAAATTCAGTGAGACTTTAATATGTGTAAATAGCGATTATGTAAAGCAAGGCAGAAAAGACTATCTGTTTGACCAGTCAATCTATACCTCAGCTCGTGATAATGGTGAGCCGCTTAATTTAAGCTTTGAACTATGGCTCGATCGATTACTTGTATCGCAAGGGGATCAATTTTGGTTATGGAACGGCATCACACCAGAGAATCTTAATAAATATTTTCCATAA
- a CDS encoding alpha-mannosidase yields the protein MFWTEEKLALRLKELEGYRYREVITLDEWLVTEDQEGDNGVYPSAPEGDKKLRIGDYWTGSDVYLWLHRKITVPAAWQGKRIVGIFDFGRTGGGNNSGFESLLFLDGKPYQGVDSNHQEVFLEDAAGRELDFTFRLWSGLNGDGQLIAQEHRIKQAELAYLDEAADNLYYTGRAALGTFKQLADSQIEKHELLMALNRSFNKLDWSRPGSADFYASVQEAEKSLLESLVLLEQQHPVTVTAIGHTHIDVAWLWRLTHTREKAARSFSTVLRLMKEFPEYIFLQTQPQLYAYIKQDYPEIYSEIKQRVEEGRWEAGGAMWLEADCNLTSGESLVRQILYGTKFFREEFGVDCKYLWLPDVFGYSWALPQILRKSGIDTFMTTKISWSQYNRMPHDTFHWRGIDGSEVLTHFITTPEAPDSSAWYYTYNGLIEPFSVQGIWDQYRDKNLNRELLLSYGYGDGGGGVNREMLEMRRRLDTMPGLPQVKPGRADDYFERLHETIEGTDQYVHTWDGELYLEFHRGTYTSQAYNKRMNRKLELLYREAEWLQILLAAETGGYAQYPAESLLEGWQIILRNQFHDIIPGSSIHEVYQDSRLEYAEAEQLGRAALNAAAAGLINLNSPDAASAGEDDPASTDSHMEYTLFNSSLFGGPRLAAVPHSAENAVWSDAAGNPLSAQRSGGQWLVEVETVPAMGSAVIRAAQPAASGENTEPSVPFTWQDSTLTTPYYILEWNAAGQLSRIFDRREAREVLAPGECGNLLQVFEDKPKMYDAWDIDLYYQEKMLVVSDLRSVELTECGLLQAVLEFTWKYMDSSITQKVRVYAGSARIDFETLVDWHEQHQLMKAAFPVAVRATEATYDIQFGNVKRPTHWNTSWDYARFESVGHQWADLSERGYGVSLLNDCKYGYDIKDHTMRLSLIKSATSPDRLADQGEHRFTYALLPHKGDWAAAGTVQEAWALNNPLLAAEGGYAAGNGKSLITCDVPNIAVDAVKLAEDGSGCIVRLHEYTGTRSTANIGSDYSAVSWQLRDLMERPLETEAVDGPAIRLDFKPYEIHTLHVVFA from the coding sequence ATGTTTTGGACTGAAGAGAAGCTTGCACTGCGGTTGAAGGAGCTGGAGGGTTACCGGTACCGTGAGGTTATTACGCTTGATGAATGGCTGGTTACAGAGGATCAGGAGGGTGACAATGGTGTCTATCCATCCGCCCCGGAAGGAGACAAGAAGCTTCGTATAGGGGATTACTGGACCGGCAGTGATGTGTATTTGTGGCTGCACCGCAAAATAACCGTACCCGCAGCTTGGCAGGGGAAACGTATTGTAGGTATATTCGATTTCGGCCGGACAGGCGGAGGGAACAACAGCGGCTTCGAATCCCTGCTGTTTCTGGATGGCAAGCCGTATCAGGGCGTGGATTCCAATCACCAGGAGGTGTTTCTTGAGGATGCCGCTGGCAGGGAGCTGGACTTCACCTTCCGCTTATGGTCAGGCCTGAACGGAGACGGCCAGCTGATTGCTCAGGAACACCGGATCAAGCAGGCTGAGCTGGCATATCTGGATGAAGCGGCCGACAATCTCTATTATACAGGCCGGGCGGCACTGGGTACTTTCAAGCAGCTTGCCGACAGCCAGATCGAGAAGCATGAGCTGCTGATGGCATTGAACCGCTCGTTTAACAAGCTGGACTGGTCAAGGCCCGGCAGCGCGGATTTCTATGCTTCAGTCCAGGAGGCCGAGAAGAGCCTGCTTGAGTCCCTGGTCTTGCTGGAACAGCAGCATCCGGTTACGGTAACCGCAATCGGCCATACCCACATTGATGTGGCCTGGTTATGGCGGCTTACCCATACGCGGGAGAAAGCGGCCCGCTCCTTCTCTACGGTGCTCCGGCTGATGAAGGAGTTCCCTGAGTACATCTTCCTGCAGACCCAGCCGCAGCTCTATGCCTACATCAAGCAGGATTATCCGGAGATTTATAGCGAAATTAAGCAGCGGGTGGAGGAAGGGCGCTGGGAAGCCGGAGGTGCAATGTGGCTGGAAGCGGACTGCAATCTGACCAGTGGCGAGTCGCTGGTGCGGCAGATTCTGTACGGGACAAAATTCTTCCGCGAGGAATTTGGCGTAGACTGCAAGTACCTATGGCTGCCGGATGTGTTCGGCTACAGCTGGGCGCTGCCGCAGATTCTGCGCAAGTCGGGCATTGACACCTTTATGACGACCAAGATCAGCTGGAGCCAATACAACCGCATGCCGCATGATACGTTCCACTGGAGAGGGATTGACGGCAGCGAGGTACTGACCCACTTCATCACCACACCCGAAGCTCCTGATTCCAGCGCCTGGTACTATACGTATAACGGCCTTATCGAGCCTTTCTCTGTGCAGGGAATCTGGGACCAGTACCGCGACAAGAACCTGAACCGTGAGCTGCTGCTCTCCTACGGGTATGGAGATGGCGGCGGCGGTGTGAACCGCGAGATGCTGGAGATGCGCCGGAGGCTGGATACCATGCCGGGGCTGCCGCAAGTGAAGCCGGGCCGGGCGGATGACTATTTCGAGCGGCTGCATGAAACTATAGAGGGCACCGATCAATATGTGCATACCTGGGACGGGGAGTTGTATCTGGAGTTTCACCGCGGGACATACACCAGCCAGGCTTATAACAAAAGAATGAACCGCAAGCTGGAGCTGCTGTACCGCGAGGCGGAGTGGCTGCAGATACTCCTTGCTGCGGAGACAGGCGGATATGCACAATATCCTGCAGAGTCGCTCCTGGAAGGCTGGCAGATTATTCTGCGCAACCAGTTCCATGATATTATCCCTGGCTCCTCGATCCATGAGGTCTACCAGGATTCACGGCTGGAATATGCCGAAGCAGAGCAACTGGGCCGGGCTGCGCTTAATGCTGCGGCTGCGGGACTCATCAACCTTAACAGCCCTGATGCTGCATCAGCGGGTGAGGATGACCCGGCGTCTACCGATTCACACATGGAGTACACGCTGTTCAACAGCTCCCTCTTTGGAGGTCCTCGTCTGGCAGCCGTCCCACACAGCGCAGAGAATGCCGTCTGGAGTGATGCCGCCGGCAACCCGCTGTCCGCCCAGCGCTCCGGCGGCCAATGGCTGGTTGAGGTAGAAACCGTTCCGGCGATGGGCAGTGCAGTGATCCGCGCTGCACAACCCGCCGCTTCCGGAGAGAATACGGAACCCTCCGTTCCTTTTACCTGGCAGGATTCTACGCTAACTACCCCTTATTACATTCTGGAGTGGAATGCAGCCGGACAGCTGAGCCGGATCTTCGACCGCAGAGAAGCCCGTGAGGTGCTGGCACCGGGCGAATGCGGCAACCTGCTGCAGGTATTCGAGGATAAGCCGAAGATGTATGATGCCTGGGATATCGATCTGTATTACCAGGAGAAAATGCTGGTGGTGAGCGATCTGCGCTCTGTAGAGCTGACCGAATGCGGCCTGCTGCAGGCGGTGCTTGAGTTCACCTGGAAGTACATGGATTCCTCGATCACTCAGAAGGTTAGGGTATATGCCGGAAGTGCACGGATTGATTTCGAGACCCTGGTGGACTGGCATGAACAGCATCAGCTGATGAAGGCAGCTTTCCCGGTTGCGGTTCGCGCGACGGAAGCTACCTATGATATCCAGTTCGGGAATGTGAAGCGGCCGACCCACTGGAATACGAGCTGGGATTATGCGCGGTTCGAGAGCGTCGGCCACCAGTGGGCGGACTTGTCGGAGCGGGGCTATGGCGTCAGTCTGCTGAACGACTGCAAATACGGATACGACATTAAAGATCACACGATGAGGCTGTCGCTGATCAAATCGGCAACCAGCCCGGACCGGCTGGCTGACCAGGGCGAGCACCGCTTCACGTATGCCTTGCTTCCGCATAAAGGGGATTGGGCTGCGGCAGGCACCGTGCAGGAAGCCTGGGCGCTGAATAATCCGCTCCTCGCTGCAGAAGGGGGTTATGCCGCCGGTAACGGCAAGTCGCTGATCACCTGTGATGTACCGAACATTGCCGTCGATGCCGTTAAGCTGGCCGAGGATGGCAGCGGATGTATCGTCAGACTGCATGAGTATACGGGAACACGCAGCACGGCGAATATCGGCAGCGATTACTCCGCCGTCTCCTGGCAGCTGCGCGATCTGATGGAGCGTCCGCTGGAGACTGAAGCGGTGGACGGACCGGCCATCCGCCTTGATTTCAAACCGTATGAGATTCATACGCTGCATGTTGTCTTTGCCTGA
- a CDS encoding LacI family DNA-binding transcriptional regulator, which translates to MGKKRVTSFDVAKRAGVSRSVVSAVLNDTPGIGVGAETREAVLEAIRELNYHVDAGARSMKTGRSMTLAAFGDTRHPLFTRLLEGMQRECELSGYHILLCSPRHKGNANGRTELLELYHRRKIDGIVTLDHTSYHDEEWASRIGNAGIPYVSVEGYAEVPGVFSVLADYSGSVETALNYLLREGTPQQPGPVYAEVYHEHSADNWAERNRRDAYTGWCSAHGMEPIVIRLEEHHGDWTACLQRLADSGPQHVPLLVNWSSAIPDLYRAAHKLGLRIGEDVRIMAADNTIQGHRLSLPSLSCVEIPYVSMGEEAVRCLLTQMNGRNEAGQADKIWLPAVLRAGESA; encoded by the coding sequence ATGGGCAAAAAAAGAGTGACCAGCTTTGACGTAGCCAAGCGGGCAGGCGTGTCCCGCAGTGTGGTATCTGCGGTGCTGAATGATACTCCCGGCATCGGGGTTGGAGCGGAGACGCGCGAAGCCGTGCTGGAAGCCATCCGCGAGCTGAATTACCATGTGGACGCCGGAGCGCGCAGCATGAAGACGGGAAGAAGCATGACGCTTGCCGCTTTCGGTGATACGCGTCATCCGCTGTTCACCCGGCTACTGGAAGGCATGCAGCGGGAGTGTGAGCTCAGCGGGTATCATATTCTGCTCTGCTCTCCGCGCCATAAGGGGAACGCCAACGGCAGGACCGAGCTGCTGGAGCTCTATCACCGGCGGAAGATCGACGGGATTGTGACGCTGGATCATACCAGCTACCACGATGAGGAGTGGGCTTCCCGCATAGGGAATGCCGGAATCCCCTATGTTTCTGTGGAAGGGTACGCAGAAGTGCCTGGTGTGTTTTCCGTGCTGGCCGATTATTCGGGCAGTGTGGAGACGGCGCTGAATTATTTGCTGCGGGAGGGTACACCGCAGCAGCCCGGCCCGGTCTATGCCGAGGTATACCATGAGCATAGCGCGGATAACTGGGCGGAGCGGAACCGCCGCGATGCCTATACCGGCTGGTGCAGCGCACATGGGATGGAGCCAATCGTGATCCGGCTGGAGGAACACCATGGCGACTGGACAGCGTGCCTGCAGAGGCTGGCGGATAGCGGGCCGCAGCATGTGCCGCTGCTGGTCAACTGGTCAAGCGCAATTCCCGATCTGTACCGGGCGGCTCACAAGCTTGGCCTGCGTATCGGTGAAGATGTGCGGATCATGGCGGCAGATAATACGATTCAGGGTCACCGTCTTAGCCTGCCGTCTCTAAGCTGCGTAGAAATCCCTTATGTGAGTATGGGGGAAGAGGCGGTACGCTGCTTACTTACGCAGATGAACGGCAGGAACGAAGCAGGACAGGCGGACAAAATCTGGCTTCCAGCAGTATTAAGGGCAGGAGAAAGCGCGTAA
- a CDS encoding cellulase family glycosylhydrolase, translating to MIHPDHHEVSGFLYADGHRLRNGEGRELLLRGVGLGSWLLPEGYMWRFPEQGDRPRRIEAMITALIGADGAEAFWETYYDRYVAETDIARIAAEGFNSIRIPINARYILREEEGVSGWHEEHLVRLDQIIGWCREHRIYAILDLHGAPGGQTGTNIDDSARDLPELFTDERNKQLTIAIWRMFAQRYKDEWIVAGYDLLNEPLPDWFSQYNDQVMPLYSEIIAAIREVDALHMIILEGVHWATDWSIFEGLPDNKLPDDNVMLQFHKYWNNPDTESIQKYLDVRERLNVPLFMGEGGENNKDWYAGAFQLFEDHGISWNFWTWKKLDTDNSPCSIVPPEGWPKLVRYLEGGAKPERVEAQEILDEYLLNLSLDNCVYHSEVVHSLFRRLPVRIPAIFYGYKGSGLSFGRASGRQAAVGTGFREEDGMNFRFVEGDRTVPNFQHGRGQAWLPEERLCVDLAEGDWAAYEFTVAVAAGDMELLKLGDLEGLLALELRVLMSGSDSELMVKLDGQEIGRIHGNASDSGQDWQTVRIQSGQPLEAGAHELTVSAASGAASLEWLDLR from the coding sequence ATGATTCACCCGGACCATCATGAAGTAAGCGGGTTTCTCTATGCAGACGGGCACCGCTTAAGAAACGGGGAAGGGCGCGAGCTGCTGCTGAGGGGTGTGGGGCTTGGCAGCTGGCTGCTGCCTGAAGGGTACATGTGGCGTTTCCCGGAACAGGGAGACCGTCCGCGCCGGATCGAAGCGATGATTACAGCGCTAATTGGTGCTGACGGGGCGGAGGCGTTCTGGGAGACCTATTATGACCGCTATGTGGCCGAAACGGATATTGCGCGGATTGCCGCAGAAGGCTTCAACTCGATCCGGATTCCGATTAACGCCCGCTATATCCTGCGGGAAGAAGAGGGAGTGTCCGGCTGGCATGAGGAGCATCTGGTGCGGCTGGATCAGATCATTGGCTGGTGCAGGGAGCACAGAATCTACGCCATTCTGGATCTGCATGGAGCACCCGGAGGCCAGACCGGAACGAATATCGACGACTCCGCGCGGGATCTGCCGGAGCTGTTCACAGATGAGCGTAACAAGCAGCTGACCATCGCCATCTGGCGGATGTTTGCGCAGCGGTATAAGGACGAGTGGATCGTAGCGGGTTATGATTTGCTGAACGAGCCGCTGCCGGACTGGTTCTCGCAATACAATGACCAGGTGATGCCGCTGTACAGCGAGATTATTGCGGCTATCCGGGAGGTCGATGCCCTGCATATGATTATTCTGGAGGGCGTGCACTGGGCGACGGACTGGTCGATCTTCGAGGGATTGCCTGATAATAAGTTGCCGGATGATAATGTAATGCTGCAGTTTCACAAGTACTGGAACAACCCGGATACGGAGAGCATTCAGAAGTATCTCGACGTAAGAGAGCGGCTGAATGTGCCGCTGTTCATGGGGGAGGGCGGGGAGAATAATAAGGACTGGTATGCCGGCGCTTTCCAGTTGTTTGAGGATCACGGCATCTCCTGGAACTTCTGGACCTGGAAGAAGCTCGACACGGATAACTCCCCCTGCTCCATCGTTCCTCCTGAGGGCTGGCCTAAGCTGGTCCGCTATCTGGAGGGAGGTGCGAAGCCGGAGCGTGTGGAGGCTCAAGAGATTCTGGACGAATATTTGCTCAATCTGAGCCTGGACAACTGTGTGTACCATTCAGAGGTGGTCCACTCGCTGTTCCGGCGGCTGCCGGTGAGGATTCCTGCTATATTTTATGGCTACAAGGGGAGCGGTCTCAGCTTCGGGAGAGCTTCCGGCAGACAGGCTGCGGTAGGCACGGGCTTCCGGGAGGAGGACGGAATGAACTTCCGCTTCGTGGAGGGAGACCGGACGGTACCCAATTTCCAGCACGGCCGCGGCCAGGCCTGGCTGCCTGAGGAGAGGCTGTGTGTGGATCTGGCGGAGGGGGACTGGGCAGCGTATGAATTTACGGTTGCGGTTGCGGCTGGGGATATGGAGCTGCTGAAGCTGGGGGACTTGGAGGGCTTGCTGGCTCTGGAGCTGCGGGTCCTGATGAGCGGCTCGGACAGTGAGCTGATGGTGAAGCTGGATGGTCAGGAGATCGGCCGGATTCACGGTAATGCCTCGGACTCCGGGCAGGACTGGCAGACGGTGCGGATTCAGAGTGGTCAGCCGCTGGAAGCTGGAGCACATGAGCTGACAGTCAGCGCTGCATCGGGTGCGGCATCCCTGGAGTGGCTGGATTTGCGGTAG
- a CDS encoding carbohydrate ABC transporter permease yields the protein MSTVRLNSTSKSGIAGRRRLSSFIVFLFLLAGAVITLFPIYMGVLNSLKTEGDMMNNILAIPSKLEFGNYSDAFEKTNFLRSLGNTVVVAATGLVGIILFSSMAGYKLSRTPGRLSTFLFNLFVLSMLIPFHSIMISLNRISMKLAVQGTTVGLGLIYIGLGVSMAIFLYHGFVKSVPRDLDEAAVIDGCGEVRLFTTIIFPLLLPITTTVAILNLLWMWNDFLLPLLMLTDADQYTLLLSTNMLFGQYGNNDWSAILSSLVLTMLPVVILYLLLQKYILNGIAEGAVKG from the coding sequence ATGAGTACCGTCCGGTTGAATTCCACATCTAAGTCCGGTATTGCGGGGCGGCGCAGATTGTCTTCGTTTATCGTCTTTCTTTTCCTGCTGGCAGGTGCCGTAATTACGCTCTTTCCAATCTACATGGGGGTGCTCAACTCTCTGAAGACGGAAGGGGACATGATGAATAATATTCTGGCCATTCCGAGTAAGCTGGAATTCGGCAACTATAGTGATGCTTTTGAGAAAACCAATTTCCTGCGCAGTCTCGGCAATACGGTGGTAGTCGCGGCTACTGGTCTCGTCGGTATTATTCTATTCTCGTCCATGGCCGGCTATAAGCTGTCCAGAACACCCGGCAGACTGAGCACGTTCCTGTTCAACCTGTTCGTCCTGTCGATGCTGATTCCGTTTCATTCGATTATGATCTCGCTGAACCGGATCTCCATGAAGCTGGCGGTGCAGGGCACCACGGTCGGCCTCGGCCTAATCTATATCGGGCTGGGTGTGTCGATGGCCATCTTCCTGTATCACGGATTCGTCAAATCGGTCCCCCGGGATCTGGATGAGGCTGCGGTAATCGACGGCTGCGGGGAGGTCAGGCTGTTCACTACGATTATTTTTCCGCTTCTGCTACCGATTACGACAACTGTGGCGATTCTCAACCTGCTGTGGATGTGGAATGACTTTCTGCTGCCGCTGCTCATGCTCACGGATGCCGATCAATATACGCTGCTGCTGTCCACCAATATGCTGTTCGGGCAATATGGCAATAATGACTGGTCGGCGATTCTGTCTTCGCTGGTGCTGACGATGCTGCCCGTTGTGATTCTATATCTGCTGCTGCAAAAATACATTCTGAATGGCATTGCCGAAGGCGCCGTCAAAGGGTAA